Proteins encoded together in one Ferroglobus placidus DSM 10642 window:
- a CDS encoding RNase P subunit p30 family protein translates to MMDFLRFEPEYLLEGFDDCVVFGETEKYIQGCMIYATSTKELVSKLRKYSGFIGVLSPKVEVNRLAVMRKKVFVLLDSVERELDYTTVKLAAEKDVAIEVCFAKYLKVSGVKRSQLFERDRILFKIVEKFDAPFVLTSGAENFYEMRTKKQIYDFFQTLGANVKRAEEWMKRFERILKDEKFIMDGFEEL, encoded by the coding sequence ATGATGGATTTTCTCAGATTCGAGCCGGAGTACTTGCTCGAAGGCTTTGACGACTGCGTAGTTTTCGGGGAAACCGAAAAGTACATTCAGGGCTGTATGATCTACGCCACTTCAACCAAAGAGCTCGTTTCGAAGCTGAGAAAGTATTCCGGATTTATTGGAGTTCTCAGCCCGAAGGTTGAGGTAAACAGGCTGGCTGTGATGAGAAAAAAAGTGTTCGTTCTTCTGGATTCAGTTGAGAGGGAGCTGGATTATACGACCGTGAAGCTTGCGGCAGAGAAGGATGTTGCGATAGAGGTTTGCTTCGCTAAGTATTTGAAAGTGTCCGGAGTTAAAAGAAGCCAGCTCTTCGAGAGGGACAGAATTCTTTTTAAAATCGTCGAAAAGTTTGACGCTCCCTTCGTTCTCACGAGCGGAGCTGAAAACTTCTACGAGATGAGGACAAAAAAACAGATATACGACTTCTTCCAAACCCTCGGAGCAAATGTCAAAAGAGCTGAAGAGTGGATGAAGAGGTTTGAAAGAATTTTAAAGGACGAAAAGTTCATAATGGACGGGTTTGAGGAGTTATGA
- a CDS encoding Rpp14/Pop5 family protein, whose translation MRSYERLTSSFKGKKRYIALEFIGDREISREEIYEKLKEQLLELYGEFGYADFRIIQFRDNKGIISVKLRDLEKTKNAITLISDVNGTKVVPVILGVSGTIRSCRRKYLGGD comes from the coding sequence TTGAGGAGTTATGAAAGGCTTACCTCCAGCTTTAAAGGAAAAAAAAGATATATCGCTTTGGAATTTATCGGCGATAGAGAAATAAGCAGAGAGGAGATTTATGAGAAGCTGAAAGAACAGCTTCTCGAACTTTACGGCGAGTTTGGTTACGCTGACTTCAGGATAATTCAGTTTAGAGATAACAAGGGAATTATCTCCGTGAAGCTTAGGGACTTGGAAAAAACTAAAAATGCAATCACGCTGATAAGTGATGTTAATGGAACGAAAGTTGTTCCCGTAATATTGGGAGTTAGCGGGACGATAAGATCCTGCAGAAGGAAGTACTTAGGAGGTGATTGA
- a CDS encoding RNA-binding domain-containing protein yields the protein MSKRSWKVERITVSAIVHSTEDKEKVGEAISTLFPFEFEIFVSEAKGHYGNPIKFLEVPIEDKRKIKEFWNYFIEKLEDRDLLLNLVEDIVDEFGVLHIRVDKQKAYQGRLELSYGGDCIAVKVKLVTYPSKREKFIAAAKELIEKGL from the coding sequence ATGAGTAAGCGAAGTTGGAAAGTTGAGAGAATTACAGTCTCGGCGATAGTCCATTCAACCGAAGATAAGGAAAAGGTTGGCGAAGCTATTTCCACCCTTTTTCCCTTCGAATTCGAAATTTTTGTTTCGGAAGCTAAGGGGCATTACGGAAATCCGATAAAGTTTTTGGAAGTTCCCATAGAAGATAAGAGGAAGATAAAAGAGTTCTGGAACTATTTTATTGAAAAGCTCGAAGATCGGGATTTGCTTTTAAACTTGGTTGAGGACATCGTCGACGAATTCGGGGTTTTGCACATAAGGGTTGACAAGCAAAAAGCCTATCAGGGGAGGCTCGAATTGTCCTACGGAGGGGACTGCATAGCTGTAAAGGTTAAGTTGGTCACTTATCCATCGAAAAGAGAGAAGTTCATAGCCGCTGCGAAAGAACTAATAGAAAAGGGGCTATGA
- a CDS encoding DUF488 family protein, N3 subclade — MGGVRKRYREELERNKESLEKLIEIIKEQKRTTLLYSARGTKCNSAVVLLEIVKEMLAPQISNFIQQ; from the coding sequence ATGGGAGGAGTCAGAAAAAGATACAGAGAGGAGTTGGAGAGAAATAAAGAGAGTTTGGAGAAGCTAATTGAAATAATTAAAGAACAGAAGAGGACAACTCTGCTTTATTCAGCCAGAGGTACGAAATGCAACAGTGCGGTTGTGTTGTTGGAAATTGTTAAGGAAATGCTCGCACCTCAAATTTCTAACTTTATTCAACAGTAG
- a CDS encoding 50S ribosomal protein L15e: MKSMYAFIREAWKKPWDGYVGKLMWERLQKWRREPAVVRIERPTRLDRARALGYKAKKGVIVVRVRIRRGGRRATRPNKGRKTKNLMVNRKTPKKSLQWIAEERAARKFPNCEVVNSYWVGEDGRYKWFEVILVDRSHPAILSDPELSRIAKQRGRVFRGLTSAGRKSRGLRRKGRGAEKVRPSLRANFRKEKDE; this comes from the coding sequence ATGAAGTCGATGTACGCTTTCATAAGAGAGGCTTGGAAGAAACCCTGGGATGGCTACGTAGGAAAGCTGATGTGGGAAAGATTGCAGAAGTGGAGAAGAGAGCCGGCGGTGGTAAGAATAGAGAGACCAACGAGATTGGACAGGGCAAGAGCCTTGGGATACAAAGCGAAGAAGGGAGTAATCGTCGTTAGAGTTAGAATCAGGAGAGGTGGAAGAAGAGCTACGAGACCCAACAAGGGAAGAAAGACGAAGAACCTAATGGTAAACAGGAAAACTCCGAAGAAGAGCTTGCAGTGGATAGCCGAAGAGAGAGCTGCGAGGAAGTTCCCGAACTGTGAAGTTGTCAATTCCTACTGGGTAGGAGAGGACGGAAGATACAAGTGGTTCGAGGTAATATTGGTCGACAGAAGTCATCCAGCGATTCTTTCAGACCCAGAGCTTTCCAGAATAGCTAAGCAAAGAGGAAGAGTCTTCCGCGGACTGACTTCAGCAGGAAGAAAATCGAGAGGACTTAGGAGGAAGGGAAGGGGAGCTGAGAAGGTAAGACCGAGCCTCAGGGCAAACTTCAGAAAGGAGAAGGATGAGTAA